The following coding sequences are from one bacterium window:
- a CDS encoding BrnT family toxin, whose protein sequence is MMDIVFQVEGFEWDEWNITKNWEKHRVSHFECEEIFLNEPLIIRKDEKHSQMETRYFVSGKTNNNRLLSLAFTIRNNKIRVIMARDMTRKESQTYAKVERNTKV, encoded by the coding sequence ATGATGGATATAGTATTTCAGGTTGAAGGGTTTGAATGGGATGAATGGAATATAACAAAGAATTGGGAAAAGCATAGGGTCAGTCACTTTGAATGCGAGGAGATATTTTTAAATGAGCCATTGATAATCAGGAAAGACGAGAAGCACTCACAGATGGAAACCCGTTACTTTGTTTCAGGTAAAACCAATAATAATCGGTTGTTATCCTTAGCATTCACCATAAGAAATAACAAGATAAGGGTTATCATGGCAAGAGATATGACCCGGAAAGAGAGCCAGACATATGCGAAAGTCGAAAGAAATACCAAAGTTTAA
- a CDS encoding radical SAM protein: protein MVSWRQKEQAKALISQEQGSIIKDPGGKVSVALVYPNLYHVGMSNLGFQTIYALLNDREDTVCERVFIPDKPLPPQESLVSLETQRMLHEFDIVAFSVSYENDYLNILKVLEMARIPLEANERTPQDPLVMIGGACAGFNAEPLARFADFFVVGEGEIIVPEFIDLYLSWKGSRSCREELLKVLAGRAGFYVPRSYRVDYHDDGTIAGISAAEGALPRVSQALVPDLDAYETTTRIVTPNTEFGDMFLVEISRGCRRSCSFCLMTNLYKPYRTRSPEALLPSIRRGLSFRDRIGLVSASTTDHPRILEICSQVMAEGGKVSVSSLRAESITPEMLDCLVASGHKTITLAPEAGSERLRRHLGKAMPDELIFDRVHKIVARGIPNLKLYFMIGLPSETEADVEAILSLVKRIRHVELQTAGQKVLSGRITVNVNCFVPKPLSRFERCAMEPVSVLQSKLKFLAGRLKSMPNVQVLTDVPKWAFIQGMLARADRRVGEILNHAHANGGNWKQAFQAVNLNPEFYATRPRDEREILPWDVMRTSGQ, encoded by the coding sequence TTGGTTTCCTGGCGGCAGAAAGAGCAGGCCAAGGCCCTGATTTCTCAGGAGCAGGGCAGTATTATCAAAGATCCCGGCGGTAAGGTCTCGGTGGCCCTGGTCTATCCGAACCTCTATCACGTCGGCATGTCCAACCTCGGATTCCAGACCATTTACGCCCTGCTCAACGACCGGGAAGATACGGTCTGTGAGCGGGTATTTATTCCGGATAAGCCCTTGCCTCCCCAGGAGTCTCTGGTTTCGCTGGAGACTCAGCGCATGCTGCACGAATTCGACATCGTTGCTTTTTCAGTCTCGTATGAGAACGACTATCTGAACATCCTGAAAGTCCTTGAGATGGCCAGGATTCCCCTGGAGGCGAACGAGAGAACACCGCAGGACCCTCTGGTAATGATCGGCGGTGCCTGCGCCGGGTTCAATGCCGAGCCGCTGGCCCGCTTTGCCGATTTTTTTGTGGTCGGCGAGGGAGAGATAATTGTCCCCGAATTCATCGACCTTTATCTGTCCTGGAAGGGGAGCAGGAGCTGCCGGGAGGAGTTGCTCAAGGTTCTGGCTGGCCGGGCGGGATTTTATGTCCCCCGGTCTTACCGGGTGGATTATCATGACGATGGCACCATAGCCGGGATTTCGGCTGCCGAAGGCGCTTTGCCCCGGGTTTCCCAGGCACTCGTTCCCGATCTTGACGCCTATGAAACCACAACGCGCATCGTGACCCCGAATACCGAATTCGGTGACATGTTTCTTGTCGAAATCAGCCGGGGGTGTCGACGCAGTTGCAGCTTCTGTCTCATGACCAACCTTTATAAGCCGTACCGCACCCGAAGCCCGGAGGCGCTGCTGCCGTCCATCCGGCGCGGGCTCTCTTTCCGCGACCGCATCGGCCTGGTCAGTGCCTCAACCACGGACCATCCCCGGATTCTGGAAATCTGCTCTCAGGTTATGGCTGAAGGAGGGAAGGTTTCGGTCAGCTCCCTGAGAGCCGAGTCGATCACGCCGGAAATGCTCGATTGCCTGGTGGCCAGTGGACACAAGACCATCACCCTGGCCCCGGAGGCTGGCAGCGAAAGGCTGCGCAGGCATCTTGGCAAGGCCATGCCGGATGAGCTTATCTTTGACCGGGTTCACAAGATCGTTGCCCGCGGCATCCCGAACCTGAAGCTCTATTTCATGATCGGCCTGCCTTCGGAGACCGAAGCTGATGTGGAAGCCATTCTGTCACTGGTCAAAAGAATCAGACATGTTGAGCTGCAAACCGCCGGCCAGAAAGTTTTGTCGGGCAGGATTACCGTCAACGTGAACTGCTTTGTACCCAAGCCGCTCAGCCGGTTCGAACGCTGCGCGATGGAGCCGGTTTCGGTTTTACAGTCCAAGCTGAAGTTTCTGGCTGGCCGCCTGAAGAGCATGCCTAATGTCCAGGTCCTGACCGATGTACCCAAGTGGGCCTTTATTCAGGGAATGCTGGCCCGTGCAGACCGCAGGGTTGGAGAAATCCTCAACCATGCTCATGCAAACGGAGGGAACTGGAAACAAGCGTTCCAGGCCGTCAATCTCAATCCGGAATTCTATGCCACAAGGCCGCGCGATGAGCGGGAAATTCTCCCCTGGGACGTGATGCGAACCAGTGGTCAGTGA
- a CDS encoding BrnA antitoxin family protein yields MRKSKEIPKFNTEEEEFEFWSTHDFTEYLDYSEAKRAIFPKLKPSTKTISIRLPEYLLEELKMLANKRDVPYQSLLKIFLAERINQELHAK; encoded by the coding sequence ATGCGAAAGTCGAAAGAAATACCAAAGTTTAACACTGAAGAAGAAGAGTTTGAATTTTGGTCAACTCACGATTTTACTGAATATTTAGACTATTCAGAGGCAAAGAGAGCAATTTTCCCAAAATTAAAACCCTCTACCAAGACCATATCCATCAGACTGCCTGAATATCTGCTTGAAGAACTCAAGATGCTGGCCAACAAGAGAGATGTCCCCTATCAATCCCTTCTGAAGATATTCCTGGCAGAAAGGATTAATCAGGAGTTACATGCCAAGTAA
- the ubiE gene encoding bifunctional demethylmenaquinone methyltransferase/2-methoxy-6-polyprenyl-1,4-benzoquinol methylase UbiE — translation MATKDQVHDMFQTISPTYDLLNSLLSFNIDKYWRKKTIAALRAQCQRQEKQVILDLCSGTLDLALQLLKESGPKTKVLALDFSSKMLTEGKKKIPPEYRDRISLVCADIEHLPLRDTAAEGAVMGFGLRNLIDRRQGLREINRVLKPSARLAILEFSHPRSRFFRAIYYFYSLHVLPLIGGLISGNIHAYRYLPDSVLKFYTPAQLQEIMQEVGYRKVRFSLLTAGIVALHVGEKDYAR, via the coding sequence ATGGCAACTAAAGACCAAGTACACGACATGTTTCAGACGATTTCGCCCACCTACGACCTTTTAAATTCCCTTCTGAGCTTTAATATCGACAAGTACTGGAGAAAAAAAACCATAGCCGCTCTCAGAGCCCAGTGTCAGCGGCAGGAAAAGCAGGTCATTCTGGATCTGTGCAGCGGCACGCTCGATCTGGCTCTTCAGCTCCTGAAGGAGAGCGGGCCGAAGACCAAAGTGCTCGCTCTGGATTTCAGCTCAAAGATGCTCACCGAAGGAAAGAAAAAGATCCCGCCGGAATATCGGGACAGGATCAGCCTGGTCTGTGCCGATATCGAGCATCTGCCGCTGCGGGATACTGCGGCGGAAGGTGCGGTCATGGGCTTTGGCCTGCGAAACCTGATTGACCGCCGCCAGGGCCTGCGGGAAATCAACCGGGTGCTGAAGCCTTCGGCCAGACTGGCCATTCTGGAATTCTCTCATCCCAGGTCCAGATTTTTCCGGGCCATCTATTATTTTTACTCCCTGCATGTCCTGCCGCTCATTGGCGGGCTGATTTCCGGCAATATCCATGCCTACCGCTACCTGCCCGACTCGGTGCTGAAATTCTATACCCCGGCACAGCTCCAGGAGATCATGCAGGAAGTCGGCTACCGGAAGGTCCGGTTTTCCCTTTTGACCGCCGGTATTGTAGCCCTTCACGTAGGAGAAAAGGACTATGCCCGCTGA
- a CDS encoding flavin prenyltransferase UbiX, with protein sequence MPADHPAPVPAPHPAERIVLAMTGASGMVYAQRLLTRLLASGVDVHLIISRQGAAVAHEELGLGPEYFRQLPVTCPVTCHDYQDFSSPLASGSFHTQGMVIIPCSMNSLAAIARGLSIDLIHRAASVHLKERRKLIVVPRESPVSSVHLENMLILSREGAVIMPAMPAFYHHPQNLDDLVEHFVSRILDQIGQVSPRVEACARERRKEYGQGD encoded by the coding sequence ATGCCCGCTGACCACCCTGCCCCTGTGCCCGCTCCACATCCTGCCGAGCGCATCGTTCTGGCCATGACCGGCGCAAGCGGCATGGTGTATGCCCAAAGGCTTCTGACCCGGCTGCTGGCGTCGGGAGTCGATGTCCATCTGATTATTTCCCGGCAGGGGGCTGCGGTCGCACACGAGGAGCTTGGCCTTGGGCCGGAGTATTTTCGGCAGCTTCCGGTGACCTGCCCGGTCACCTGCCATGATTATCAGGATTTTTCCTCCCCTCTGGCCAGCGGCTCGTTCCACACTCAAGGCATGGTAATTATCCCCTGCTCCATGAACAGCCTGGCAGCCATAGCCCGGGGGCTTTCGATCGATCTCATCCACCGGGCCGCTTCCGTTCACCTCAAGGAGCGGCGAAAGCTCATTGTGGTCCCCCGGGAAAGCCCGGTGAGCAGTGTTCATCTTGAGAATATGCTGATCCTCTCCCGCGAAGGGGCGGTCATTATGCCTGCCATGCCAGCCTTTTACCATCACCCGCAAAACCTCGATGACCTGGTGGAGCATTTCGTCAGCAGAATTCTGGACCAGATCGGCCAGGTATCCCCCCGTGTCGAAGCCTGCGCCAGGGAAAGGAGGAAGGAATATGGCCAGGGTGATTGA
- a CDS encoding PilT/PilU family type 4a pilus ATPase, producing the protein MFWEGPENRKSTRIRSKIFVRYHRVIDSPMPPEFRKSFTRDISTCGLSLETDELLPVGSEVKLHFTLPGLNKEITAWGRVAHIEELDFNSRYRIGLSFQKLEGVDQEEIHKRIEMMDILRLLHLAHENKASDLHLTYGRPPILRVFGRLQPLEMEELGSEDLQTLIYSILSEEQIRRFEKWKELDFAFSPNPHVRFRVNVHFQRGNVEAVFRTIRPDIRSINELGLPGVVADLAEKRKGIVIIAGPTGSGKTTTLAAMVDKINREREAVIICLENPIECLHKNVKSIVKQREIGTDTISFSMALRCALRQDPDVILIGELQDAESASVAITAAETGHLVLTSMHAPDCVQVLDRLVGMFPSHQRTQISMQLSNCLLGIVAQALLPRKHGDEQVVATEALIITEAARSIIRENNTVQLRSIIETGGRYKMHTMQDSVRKLYSRGIISLEAAREFCSDLDLMPEYADAVASRRA; encoded by the coding sequence ATGTTTTGGGAAGGGCCAGAGAACAGGAAATCTACCCGTATTCGCTCTAAGATCTTTGTCCGCTATCATCGAGTAATCGACAGTCCGATGCCCCCCGAATTCCGGAAATCCTTTACCAGGGATATCAGCACTTGCGGTCTTTCACTGGAAACCGATGAGCTTCTTCCCGTCGGGTCGGAGGTGAAACTGCATTTTACCCTTCCCGGCCTGAACAAAGAGATTACTGCCTGGGGAAGAGTAGCCCACATTGAAGAGCTGGATTTCAATTCCCGATACCGGATCGGCCTTTCCTTCCAAAAACTGGAAGGGGTCGATCAGGAAGAGATCCACAAGCGAATCGAGATGATGGATATCCTGCGACTGCTGCATCTGGCTCATGAAAACAAGGCTTCGGATCTCCATCTGACCTACGGACGCCCCCCGATCCTGCGGGTATTCGGACGGCTTCAGCCCCTGGAGATGGAGGAACTTGGATCAGAAGACCTGCAGACGCTGATTTACAGCATCCTCAGTGAGGAACAGATCCGGCGCTTTGAAAAGTGGAAAGAGCTGGATTTCGCCTTCTCGCCCAATCCTCATGTCCGCTTCCGGGTCAATGTCCACTTTCAGCGGGGGAACGTCGAAGCGGTCTTTCGGACCATCAGGCCCGATATCAGGTCCATCAATGAGCTTGGCCTGCCCGGCGTTGTGGCTGACCTGGCTGAAAAGCGAAAAGGCATCGTTATTATCGCCGGTCCGACCGGATCAGGGAAAACCACCACCCTGGCCGCTATGGTTGACAAGATCAACCGGGAACGGGAAGCGGTGATCATCTGCCTGGAAAACCCGATCGAATGCCTCCACAAGAATGTCAAATCCATCGTCAAGCAAAGGGAAATCGGCACCGATACCATTTCCTTCTCCATGGCCCTTCGCTGCGCCCTGCGTCAGGACCCGGATGTTATCCTGATCGGTGAGCTTCAGGATGCGGAATCAGCCAGTGTGGCTATTACCGCTGCCGAAACCGGCCACCTGGTGTTGACTTCCATGCATGCTCCGGATTGTGTTCAGGTGCTGGACCGGCTGGTGGGCATGTTCCCCTCCCATCAGCGCACGCAAATCTCCATGCAGTTGTCAAACTGCCTGCTGGGAATTGTCGCCCAGGCCCTTTTGCCCCGAAAGCACGGAGATGAACAGGTGGTGGCCACCGAAGCCCTGATTATTACCGAGGCAGCCAGAAGCATTATCCGGGAAAATAACACCGTCCAACTGCGCTCGATCATCGAGACCGGCGGCAGATACAAGATGCATACCATGCAGGATTCTGTCCGCAAGTTGTACAGCCGGGGCATTATCTCGCTGGAAGCAGCCAGAGAATTTTGCAGCGATCTGGATCTCATGCCTGAATATGCTGATGCGGTCGCTTCCCGAAGAGCCTAG
- a CDS encoding UbiA-like polyprenyltransferase, with product MARVIDRTKTILEMIKFEHTIFALPFALLAAFLAARGWPAPRQIFWILVAMVGARSAAMSFNRLVDAPIDAQNPRTRDRAIPAGKIRRGEVILFLLISSVLFFFAAYSLNRLCLLLSPLILAILLLYSYTKRFTAGAHLVLGLCLGLSPLGGWIAVAGRADWLPVVLGAGVLLWVSGFDIIYACLDHDFDRKAKLHSIPCTFGIRAGLWISILFHLGAAVCFLVLFRMAGLGPAYLTGYAITVFFLFYQHWIVRPDDLSRANFSFFIANGIISMVLCGSAIIDILIMGK from the coding sequence ATGGCCAGGGTGATTGACCGGACAAAGACTATCCTGGAGATGATCAAGTTCGAGCATACTATCTTTGCCCTCCCCTTTGCCCTCCTGGCCGCTTTTCTGGCTGCCCGCGGGTGGCCAGCACCCCGGCAGATATTCTGGATCCTGGTGGCCATGGTGGGGGCACGCAGCGCTGCCATGAGCTTCAACCGGCTGGTGGATGCTCCCATTGATGCCCAAAATCCCCGCACCCGCGACCGGGCCATCCCTGCGGGGAAAATCAGGCGGGGGGAGGTAATTCTTTTCCTTCTGATCTCCTCGGTTCTCTTCTTTTTTGCTGCCTATAGCCTCAACAGGCTCTGTCTGCTGCTTTCTCCTCTGATATTAGCCATTTTGCTCCTGTATTCGTACACCAAGCGGTTCACCGCCGGTGCCCATCTGGTCCTGGGGCTCTGCCTTGGGCTGTCTCCTCTGGGAGGCTGGATAGCTGTGGCCGGTCGGGCCGACTGGCTGCCGGTAGTGCTTGGGGCCGGCGTGCTGCTGTGGGTAAGCGGGTTTGATATCATTTACGCCTGCCTGGATCATGACTTTGACCGGAAGGCAAAGCTTCACTCCATTCCCTGCACATTCGGCATCCGCGCAGGATTATGGATTTCCATACTCTTTCACCTCGGTGCGGCTGTCTGCTTCCTGGTGCTTTTTCGGATGGCCGGATTAGGTCCTGCCTATTTGACCGGCTATGCGATAACGGTCTTTTTTCTCTTCTACCAGCACTGGATCGTCCGCCCCGATGACCTGTCCAGAGCCAATTTCTCCTTTTTTATCGCCAATGGGATAATCAGTATGGTGCTCTGTGGTTCGGCAATTATCGATATTCTGATTATGGGAAAATAA